The proteins below are encoded in one region of Apium graveolens cultivar Ventura chromosome 4, ASM990537v1, whole genome shotgun sequence:
- the LOC141717238 gene encoding autophagy-related protein 8d-like, translating to MNKELQAEAARIREKYPGRITVFVERAAKTDIPDIDKKKFSVPGDTTVGQFVHIIRKKIKLSPDKAIFIFVKNILPSTAALMSAIYEEHKAEDGILYMTYSGENAFGSSLNGS from the exons ATGAACA AGGAGCTGCAGGCAGAAGCTGCTCGTATCAGGGAAAAGTACCCTGGCAGAATAACa GTATTTGTGGAAAGAGCAGCGAAAACTGATATTCCTGACATAGACAAGAAGAA GTTCAGTGTTCCTGGTGATACAACTGTTGGGCAGTTTGTCCACATTATACGCAAGAAAATAAAGCTAAGTCCTGATAAAGCAATATTCATCTTTGTTAAGAATATTCTGCCATCAACTG CTGCCTTGATGTCTGCTATCTATGAAGAGCACAAAGCTGAGGATGGGATCCTTTATATGACGTATAGTGGCGAGAATGCATTTGGATCCAGTCTGAATGGTTCTTAG
- the LOC141721313 gene encoding autophagy-related protein 8C-like — MAKSSFKSEHPLERRQAESARIREKYPDRIPVIVERADKTDIPDIDKKKYLVPADLTVGQFVYVVRKRIKLSAEKAIFIFVKNVLPPTAAMLSAIYEENKDEDGFLYMTYSGENTFGSV; from the exons ATGGCCAAAAGCTCCTTCAAATCCGAGCATCCTCTTG AGAGGCGTCAGGCAGAATCTGCTCGCATAAGGGAGAAGTACCCTGATAGAATTCCA GTTATTGTGGAAAGGGCAGACAAAACTGACATTCCTGACATCGACAAGAAGAA ATACCTTGTTCCTGCTGATTTAACTGTTGGGCAGTTTGTCTACGTGGTACGCAAGAGGATCAAGCTAAGTGCTGAGAAAGCAATATTCATCTTTGTTAAGAATGTTCTGCCACCTACTG CTGCCATGCTATCTGCTATCTATGAAGAAAACAAAGATGAGGATGGTTTCCTTTATATGACCTACAGCGGGGAGAATACATTTGGATCTGTCTGA